In Pseudoclavibacter sp. Marseille-Q3772, the sequence TCGCGATCTACGTTTGCGGGCGAGCTTGTAGGCACCTCGCCACTCCCGATGACGTTGGCGACGTTCTTCCAATCGCCGAGAACGAAATATGGGGTGTTGACGGCACGGGTTCCCGATTTCAGAATCCGGTGATACTCCTTCATCGTGTCAGCGGTGATTGGTTTGCCTAGGCGATCCATCATTGCGTCAAACAGCTCGAAGCTGTTGATTGTTTCGATGACGTCGTCGACGGGCACGTTTTCGCCGCTTACGGTACGGGTTTCGTAGATGTACCGGGTTTGGTCGATGCTGAGCTGGCTGCCTTCGATGCGGTTGGTGTTGTAGGCCATCAGGATTTGTGTCAGGTGATATAGCCCGCCTTTGAGCTTCGCTGCTCGCTGGGACTGCAACGCTTCACGGAACGCTGCCGCGCTGATGGCGTACTCATCATAGGAGCTCGTAGCGCTCATTCGATGTCCTCCAAGGTGGTCGCCGGGGTGTGCTCGTATGTTATCGAGAATCGGGCGGTCAGCTGAGCGACGACCCCCGCTGCTGCGCATCGCCCTGCTCGGGGTGTATTGCGTGATCATGGTGCTACCGGCGGTGCTCGCGGGCGTTGCTATGGGCATGATCGGCGAACGCCTAGTTAACCGCTTGCAACTTTGGATTCCACGACTGAACTACGAGGCGAAGGTAACGCTGTTATGGATTGCTGCGATCGTCGGCATCACCATGGTCTATCGCAGCGCCAATGCGCTCAACCTGTGGTAGCGAGCGACAGAGCCCAAAACCACCAACCGCGCTGGATGAGCAACACGACAGTGAGATGCACAGCCACGGCACCCGCGAGCTGCTGCAGGCCCTGGAAGGTAGCCTCACGATCGCAGTCGGCGGCGACCGCTATGATCTCGCGCCCGGCGAGGCGCTGTCTTTCCACGGCGGTGTTCCTCATGCCTATGTCAACTCGAACGATGCTGCTACCCGGTTCTCACTGACGGTTTTCGAGCCGAACGCGGGAACGGAGGCTCGACGCGGAGACAACCGAACCCGCCGCGACAACTGACCTGGACGCATCTACAGCGAAGGAGACCCAATGACCGCCACCCCAAAATACAGCTCCACGTTCATCTTCGAGGCCCATAATCTCACCGAGGAGTTTGATCGGATCGACCGGCTCGTATGCATACTTCGCCCCGCAAGAGCACGCCCGCGTCGTGCAGGTGGTGGACAAGCTCGGCCTTGCCTGGCCAGTCGAACAACGCCACCGTATCGGGGGTTCCGGGTGAGTATTGGCCCGGTATGTGCTCGCCCAATCAGGGATTGCCAAGGTTGACGCAGCAGGGTTGGGCGGAGTTGATCTAGTGCTGCGACTCGCTATTGAAAAAGGAATCCGCAGATGCGTATACCGCTTCTTGACACCGAACGGCCTATAGTCGCCGCACCAATGGCGGGTGGCCCCACCACCGTCGCGCTCGCGACCGCTGTGGCAGATGCTGGCGGGTTTCCATTCTTAGCGGGCGGCTACAAAACCGCCGCCGGGCTACGGGATGAAATTGTTACGCTGCGTGCGAGCGGAGCCCCATTCGGGGTGAATCTTTTCGTTCCCGATGACACCGAGCTTGACCGGGCCGCGTTCGCTGCCTATGCCGCCGAGCTTAACCCCGAAGCATCCCGTCACGGTGTGTCAGTCGACTCAGAGCCAGTGACTGACGACGATAACTGGGACGAGAAATTCGCGTTGCTGATCGAGCAGCCGGTGCCGATAGTGTCATTCACATTTGGGCTCCCCTCGGCTACCGATATTGGCGCGCTGCGTGAGCGCGGCACGCGTGTGCTGGCCACAGTGACGACGCCGGAGGAGGCGGCTGAGGCCACCGCCCGCGGTGTTGATGGTCTGGTGGTGCAGGGTGCGGATGCTGGTGGGCACAGCGCCACTTTTGATCCCGAGCGCGACCCGGCACCGCTCGCGTTGACCGAGCTGATCGCCGGGGTTCGCAAGAAAAGCAAGCTGCCGTTGATTGCTGCCGGTGGGATCACTTCCTCGGATGCGGTGCGCGAGGTACTGGCCGCGGGTGCGATTGCCGCTGCCGTTGGCACGCTACTGTTGCGCACTGATGAGGCTGGGACCTCAGCTGTGCACCGCGCGGCGCTTTCCGACCCCGAGTTTGACCGCACTGTGATCACTCGGGCATTCACCGGGCGACCCGCGCGGGCCCTGCACAACGATTTCATTGCCGCGCACGGTGCGAACGCACCAGTTGCCTACCCTGCCGTGCATCATCTGACCCGCCCCATTCGACAGGCCGCGACCAAAGCAGGCGACACGCAGCGGGTGCACCTGTGGGCAGGTACCGGCTACCGAGAGGCACCCACGGGACCGGCAGCAAATGTGATCCGTACGCTATGGCCGAACGAGTGAACGAGGTTATGGGATATCCGAGACCGTCGCTGCGCAAGTTCACCATCCACGACACCATGACCAACTACATCTAGTGCATCGAGTTCAGTTTCGACACGATCGTGTTGAGGGCGTTTTTCTTTCTCTCGTAATTGCTAGGTTATTCGCTGTGCGTTTGGTGCGGATGACCGCAGCGGCGTTGGCCTCGCCATGGAGATGCTCAGTAGCCCCTGACTGGGCCCCGGTGAGGATCTACTGAGCAATAGTTGTCAGAAATCGTGATCGTCTTTGGATGGCTGTGGTTTCGCTCGTCGGAGAAGCCACGCGGAAGCAAGGTTTGTCACGAGAGTGCCAGCTACGAACGCTGCAGTGCCGAACGCAGCTTCATCGAAACTAGCCAATGTCACGCTGACGCATACCCCCGCGATTAGCAGGATTACAAGTGGGATGACCACCGCTAGGCCCGCTTTGTGGTGGTAGCTCCAAGCCAGCAACCAACCAAGTGAGCACCCTGCTAAGCCGGCGAGAATTGCTGTCACCGTGACCATGTCTTCAATCCTTTATCAGCGGTGCCTACTCTTATTCTAGTTAAGACCAGCTGACACAGGAGCAATTGCGTTGAACACGCATCCCCTCGGTCCACTGCGTACTGGGTTTTTAGTATCCATGCGGCTGCCCGTGTCGTTTGGTGCGTCGACAAATCGTGGTAATGACGCAAACTTGACCATCTTCATTGCTCGCAACCCGAAGCGAACGGTGCTGCTAGGGCAATAGGGCCTTGATACCGTCTGCGAGGATCGATTCCGGACTGATGTGATGTTCTCGGTGGAGGCGAGCGTAAGTGGGAGCTTGCGCTGCGTCAATCGAAGCAGTCTTCTCGCTGGCGGCCATGGGGGCGGTGAGCGCACTTCCGATCACCAGGTTCGACAATCGATATGACACACCCAGCGGATCCTCCACCCCAGCCTGCTCCAGCAGAACACACATACGTTCAGACAATCGCACATACGCGGGCCCACGCGGGGCGCGCATCCCGATCACCTGACCTGCCCAGTGATGAGAAACAAGATGGCGAAAAAACGCCATCATCAAATCAGTCAGTGTTGCATCACTGACAGCCTGTTGCATTACAGAATCGTCAGCCAACGCGAAATCTAAGGCAAGGTCATAAAGATCGTCCACCGAGCGGACTCGCGAGTACAGGCTCGCAGGAGCCACTCCGACGCGCTGCGCCACGGCACGCAGAGTAAGCGCGCGTGGACCCCCTTCGTCCAGCAGCGCGACCGACGCGCGAGCGATCTCAGCAACATCCACAGCCCGTTGACGCTGGACAGGTTTGCGATGGTCCCAGTAGCTCACCACCCAAGACTATCCAAACATCATTCAGATAGTTATTCGTCCTATGTTAGGTTAGCAGCATGTTGCAGTCTGCCGCGCTCCCTATCTCATCCGGTAATACTCGACTACGACGCATGAGAATCTCGGATGCGGAGGCCTATGCCGCGGGTACGACAGACGCAACCGTGCGCCGGTTTGGCCATCTTCCACAACCTGACTACACGCCCCAAACGGTTCGGAACCTGATCCGTGAGGTAGTAGACCCCGGATTGACCGATGGCACCTTGGCTGTACTCACTCTCGCCGATGCTGAATCAGACGAGTTTGTCGGCTCGTTCGTGATGTTTGATGTCACCACTGAATCGGCAGAAGTAGGGTTCTGGATCGCACCGGATAAGCGCGGCGAAGGGCATGCCTCTCGAGGTCTTGATCTAGCGGCCTCTTTCGCGCAAGAGTCTGGCCTGCGCAGTCTGACTGCGCGCACCGTCACTGCCAATGACGCCTCCCAGCGTTGCCTAATCAATGCTGGATTCATTGAAACAACCCGTGAGACTGGCACCACGCCAGCCGGTGTACGTGAAGAATTGGTCCACTACTTCCGAAAGCTCTACCCAGATCCACGGTGACCCCTAAATGCTGACCGACTGGAGCTTAGGCCGCACCAGCCAGAAGACCATGCTTGGCTCCACTCGCTCTATTCACGCCCGGAGGTCGCTCGCTACTTACTCGACGACCCGTGGACGTACGAAGATACAACGAAGAAACTGGCCGAACGGATCACAAGAACCGGACTCGGGTCCACGAGCGGCGCCCTTGCCCTGGTCATCCAGCACAACGGCCAGCCAATCGGTGATGTCGCACTGTGGCTGACCGACCGTAAGCATGGCCAGGCAGAGATTGGCTGGGTGCTCGATCCAAATTTTCGCGGTCAAGGGTATGCCACCGAAGCTGTTCGGGCCGTTCTCGACGTCGGGCTTCGGCACTATCAACTGCACCGAATCACGGCACAAATGGATGACCGCAATACGGCCTCTGCAGCATTGGCTCGTCGGGTCGGAATGCGCTTGGAGGCACACCACATTCAGGATTGGTACAGCAAACGTGAATGGACCAACACTCTGGTGTTTGCCCGTCTAGCAAATGAGCAGTCCACCTCATCGCAGCAGGTCCCCTAAGACACGGCTCTAGAAGCCCCTTTATGCCCAGGCGCCTCAGCGGAGGTTGCGTGAACGCGTGTCGTGACGTGAGGTGTGTCACTGAATCAGCCCGACCACCCGACAGTCAGGACTCACTGAGAATGGTCTTCAGAATTGGGACTGACACCTTTTCCACGACGTGACAGCCCAAGGCGCCGGACACATGAGTAGCGCAATCACGCGCAGACCGAAACTCCATTGGATGCCCGGCATGAATGACTAGAGGGTAGCCTCAAACGCCTTGGCAACGGCCTGTCTAGCAAAGTCCGCAGCCCATTCCGTTCGCCACAAGGACATCGGAGATTGCCGCACCCAACGAGCCCGCAACCGAATCGGGATCAATAGAATCAGCACCTTCGAACAGACTGCCACATAGTCAATGGCCAACCATTCCAAGATTTGAACACTCCTCCTGAAACGACGAAGCAACCTCTAACAGAGCGGTCCTGAGCTCCTCACGAGTCGTGAGATGCACCCCAGCTGAGACCCGATTCTTAACGGAGTCGATTCCTCGGGTACCGCCAAAGTTACCCTGGCAAGCACGCCGTTAGCGGAAGCTCGAACGAGTTGCGCCCAATCACTGCCAGACGCACTGGGCAGACTCCACCCTCCACTATCTCGACATGCGAGGCATTTCAACGTTGAGCTGGAGCTCCTCTCCTCTCTAATCGGCCCAGTGCAGTTCATACTCAAATCGCACCTTGCGCGCGGGCAAGTAACACTGATTGGCAAGCACGTTGACGTTCAACATCAAAGCCGACAGGGCAACAGCGAGGATTCCACCTTGATCCACAGGCGACGCGACAAGACCTGAGCGTGACCCCATAAAGATGAGCCTGAAACGGCACGACATGGCTTTCTGGTCGTTGTGACACAGGGGCTTGGTCTTGATGCCACCGGGGTTCGACGCGTACATCAGAACCGAGACGCGGGGGACAGCAACCGCGCGCAGGATTGATTCTAAGCAGCGGAAACTGCCCCCTCCACCGCACATGTCTGGATCGAACGTTTGCAACCGACGGGCGCCTCTCAAACGGGAATATCAACCGTGTTGATCAGCCAACCGCTGCCACGCACGTCCGT encodes:
- a CDS encoding cupin domain-containing protein, whose product is MRSTCGSERQSPKPPTALDEQHDSEMHSHGTRELLQALEGSLTIAVGGDRYDLAPGEALSFHGGVPHAYVNSNDAATRFSLTVFEPNAGTEARRGDNRTRRDN
- a CDS encoding GNAT family N-acetyltransferase — encoded protein: MLQSAALPISSGNTRLRRMRISDAEAYAAGTTDATVRRFGHLPQPDYTPQTVRNLIREVVDPGLTDGTLAVLTLADAESDEFVGSFVMFDVTTESAEVGFWIAPDKRGEGHASRGLDLAASFAQESGLRSLTARTVTANDASQRCLINAGFIETTRETGTTPAGVREELVHYFRKLYPDPR
- a CDS encoding helix-turn-helix domain-containing protein, producing the protein MSYWDHRKPVQRQRAVDVAEIARASVALLDEGGPRALTLRAVAQRVGVAPASLYSRVRSVDDLYDLALDFALADDSVMQQAVSDATLTDLMMAFFRHLVSHHWAGQVIGMRAPRGPAYVRLSERMCVLLEQAGVEDPLGVSYRLSNLVIGSALTAPMAASEKTASIDAAQAPTYARLHREHHISPESILADGIKALLP
- a CDS encoding Fic family protein; its protein translation is MSATSSYDEYAISAAAFREALQSQRAAKLKGGLYHLTQILMAYNTNRIEGSQLSIDQTRYIYETRTVSGENVPVDDVIETINSFELFDAMMDRLGKPITADTMKEYHRILKSGTRAVNTPYFVLGDWKNVANVIGSGEVPTSSPANVDRDIHALIERTPTSMTFEDIVQFHYDFERIHPFSDGNGRVGRILMFQHCLQNDIMPFVVLDEQKAFYYRGLDRYEEQPGFLRDTLRAMQDSYYARFEQFVAPALRPAVEQP
- a CDS encoding nitronate monooxygenase, giving the protein MRIPLLDTERPIVAAPMAGGPTTVALATAVADAGGFPFLAGGYKTAAGLRDEIVTLRASGAPFGVNLFVPDDTELDRAAFAAYAAELNPEASRHGVSVDSEPVTDDDNWDEKFALLIEQPVPIVSFTFGLPSATDIGALRERGTRVLATVTTPEEAAEATARGVDGLVVQGADAGGHSATFDPERDPAPLALTELIAGVRKKSKLPLIAAGGITSSDAVREVLAAGAIAAAVGTLLLRTDEAGTSAVHRAALSDPEFDRTVITRAFTGRPARALHNDFIAAHGANAPVAYPAVHHLTRPIRQAATKAGDTQRVHLWAGTGYREAPTGPAANVIRTLWPNE
- a CDS encoding GNAT family N-acetyltransferase, with the translated sequence MELRPHQPEDHAWLHSLYSRPEVARYLLDDPWTYEDTTKKLAERITRTGLGSTSGALALVIQHNGQPIGDVALWLTDRKHGQAEIGWVLDPNFRGQGYATEAVRAVLDVGLRHYQLHRITAQMDDRNTASAALARRVGMRLEAHHIQDWYSKREWTNTLVFARLANEQSTSSQQVP